A single Agrococcus sp. ARC_14 DNA region contains:
- a CDS encoding thymidine kinase, translated as MAKLYFRYGAMNSGKSTGLLQAAFNYEERGQRVLLGKPSTDTKGEREIVSRLGVTRAVDFLVGRDESVAEVFEAAAARSDESVACLLVDEAQFFTPAQVDELLRLAVERGVPVLAYGIRTDFLTHAFPGSARLLELAHSLEELKTICRCGRKAMFNGRKIGDGFVFDGDQVAIDGEAVTYESLCATCYLQESGGRLG; from the coding sequence GTGGCAAAGCTCTACTTCCGCTACGGCGCGATGAACTCCGGCAAGTCGACGGGCCTGCTGCAGGCCGCGTTCAACTATGAGGAGCGCGGCCAGCGCGTGCTGCTCGGCAAGCCCTCGACCGACACGAAGGGCGAGCGTGAGATCGTCTCGCGCCTGGGCGTGACGAGAGCGGTCGACTTCCTGGTCGGCCGTGATGAGTCGGTCGCCGAGGTGTTCGAGGCCGCGGCAGCGCGCAGCGACGAGTCGGTCGCCTGCCTGCTCGTCGACGAGGCCCAGTTCTTCACGCCCGCGCAGGTCGACGAGCTGCTGCGTCTCGCGGTCGAGCGCGGTGTGCCCGTGCTCGCCTACGGCATCCGCACCGACTTCCTCACGCACGCCTTCCCGGGCTCCGCGCGGCTGCTCGAGCTCGCACATTCGCTCGAGGAGCTCAAGACCATCTGCCGCTGCGGCCGCAAGGCCATGTTCAACGGCCGGAAGATCGGCGACGGATTCGTCTTCGACGGCGACCAGGTCGCCATCGACGGCGAGGCGGTCACCTACGAGTCGCTGTGCGCCACCTGCTATCTGCAGGAGTCGGGCGGCCGGCTGGGGTAG
- a CDS encoding aspartate-semialdehyde dehydrogenase, whose amino-acid sequence MIRALTEEPGQARPVRIGVVGATGQVGGVVLRLLAERDVAIEELRMFASARSAGTTIDFKGGAVTVEDAETADPSGLDIAIFSAGGATSRLLAPKFAEAGVIVIDNSSAWRMDPEVPLVVSEVNPHAITGAVKGIIANPNCTTMAAMPVLKPLDVASGLVRLVIATYQAVSGSGLSGVEELRGQLEQASTQHPERLTHDGSSIAFDAPAVYTQPIAHNVLPLAGSIVDDGSGETDEEQKLRNESRKILQRPELRVAGTCVRVPVFTGHSLAIHAEFERDLSPEQARELLGSAPGVQLVDVPTPQQAAGADPSLVGRIRADQSAEPGRGLVLFVTNDNLRKGAALNAVQLAELVAQRLG is encoded by the coding sequence ATGATCCGCGCGCTGACCGAGGAGCCCGGTCAGGCTCGCCCGGTGCGCATCGGCGTGGTCGGGGCCACCGGGCAGGTCGGCGGCGTCGTGCTGCGGCTGCTGGCGGAGCGCGACGTGGCCATCGAGGAGCTGCGGATGTTCGCCTCGGCGCGCTCCGCTGGCACGACGATCGACTTCAAGGGCGGCGCGGTCACCGTCGAGGATGCCGAGACCGCCGACCCGAGCGGCCTCGACATCGCGATCTTCTCGGCCGGCGGTGCGACCTCGCGCCTGCTGGCGCCGAAGTTCGCCGAGGCGGGCGTCATCGTGATCGACAACTCCTCGGCCTGGCGGATGGATCCCGAGGTGCCGCTGGTCGTCTCGGAGGTCAATCCGCACGCCATCACCGGCGCGGTCAAGGGCATCATCGCGAACCCCAACTGCACCACGATGGCTGCGATGCCGGTGCTGAAGCCGCTCGATGTCGCCTCCGGTCTCGTGCGCCTCGTCATCGCCACCTACCAGGCGGTCTCGGGCTCCGGCCTGTCGGGCGTGGAGGAGCTTCGCGGCCAGCTCGAGCAGGCGTCGACGCAGCACCCGGAGCGCCTCACCCACGACGGCTCGTCGATCGCCTTCGATGCGCCCGCTGTCTACACGCAGCCCATCGCGCACAACGTGCTGCCGCTGGCAGGCTCGATCGTCGACGACGGCTCCGGCGAGACCGACGAGGAGCAGAAGCTGCGCAATGAGTCGCGCAAGATCCTGCAGCGCCCGGAGCTGCGCGTCGCGGGCACCTGTGTGCGCGTGCCCGTGTTCACCGGCCACTCGCTCGCGATCCACGCGGAGTTCGAGCGCGACCTGAGCCCCGAGCAGGCGCGCGAGCTGCTCGGGAGCGCTCCGGGGGTCCAGCTCGTCGACGTGCCGACCCCGCAGCAGGCCGCAGGTGCAGACCCCTCGTTGGTCGGCCGCATCCGCGCCGATCAGTCTGCGGAGCCAGGCAGGGGCCTGGTGCTCTTCGTCACGAACGACAACCTGCGCAAGGGCGCAGCCCTCAACGCGGTGCAGCTGGCAGAGCTGGTCGCGCAGCGGCTCGGCTGA
- a CDS encoding DNA polymerase III subunit gamma and tau, translated as MVAALYRRYRPESFSELIGQAHVTDPLRTALRADRVNHAYLFSGPRGCGKTTSARILARCLNCAEGPTPDPCGVCDSCVELGRDGSGSLDVVEIDAASHGGVDDARDLRERATFAPSRDRYKVFIIDEAHMVTSGGFNALLKIVEEPPEHIKFIFATTEPEKVIGTIRSRTHHYPFRLIAPAPMLEYVQQLCGQEGVEVAPGVLPLVVRAGGGSARDTLSLLDQLIAGSEAKVTYESAVALLGFTHGELLDEIIGALSAADAPKLFASIDRVVQTGQDPRRFVEDLLERLRDLIVARAASDPAAILHGVPEDELATLVEQAGGFGAAELSRSADIVAKALTDMAGATSPRLHLELMAARLLVPETGEPEVGTLARVERLEQRLDGGAVVGGPTAAPAPAAAPEPAAGAAPAAGSPAAAAPAAGAAPAAGAAPAAGSPAAAAPAAGAAPAAGSPAAAAPAAGAAPAAGSPAAAAPAAASAPAAGSPAAATAPTAAEAPAPEADPVRRNGPGAPGPDRRNGSAKAADAAPAAAAPAEPVVAAPADAKPAEAAPAEPVVAAPAEPITFGQLRDAWDEVLQQLADEHRTAWMLVSNTTPIDFKDGDVLLLGFQSDADVQRFRESQGGKPSVADLLRTAIKGLLGIDVKYVPRTRQAGRAQSTAGGQPAAAGDDEHRADPAPDAAPAQTTPPPQVAAPSPATSPTRTASPKPAGASDPAAVAERSAPAADGAATAAASTAPVTGWVVAAIPSDAEAPPEDLPEQSLPEQPEPDPFSFVSAPDAPAVAEPPRGEAAKPVAAARPTGPTLDELAQAAPAPEPKLSATQAARYGEAVVREEFGAELIEERPRVRGER; from the coding sequence ATGGTCGCCGCCCTCTACCGCCGTTACCGGCCGGAGTCGTTCTCCGAGCTCATCGGGCAGGCGCACGTCACCGATCCGCTGCGCACCGCGCTGCGCGCCGACCGCGTCAACCACGCCTACCTCTTCTCCGGCCCGCGCGGCTGCGGCAAGACCACCAGCGCGCGCATCCTCGCCCGCTGCCTCAACTGCGCAGAGGGCCCCACGCCCGATCCCTGCGGCGTCTGCGACTCCTGCGTCGAGCTCGGCCGCGACGGCAGCGGCTCGCTCGACGTGGTCGAGATCGACGCGGCCAGCCACGGCGGCGTCGACGACGCCCGCGACCTCCGCGAGCGCGCCACCTTCGCGCCCAGCCGCGACCGCTACAAGGTCTTCATCATCGACGAGGCGCACATGGTGACCTCTGGCGGCTTCAACGCGCTGCTGAAGATCGTCGAGGAGCCACCGGAGCACATCAAGTTCATCTTCGCCACGACCGAGCCCGAGAAGGTCATCGGCACCATCCGCTCGCGCACGCACCACTACCCGTTCCGCCTCATCGCGCCCGCACCGATGCTCGAGTACGTGCAGCAGCTCTGCGGCCAGGAGGGCGTCGAGGTCGCACCCGGCGTGCTGCCGCTCGTCGTGCGCGCCGGCGGCGGCTCAGCCCGCGACACGCTCAGCCTGCTCGACCAGCTCATCGCCGGCTCCGAGGCGAAGGTCACGTATGAGAGCGCCGTCGCGCTGCTCGGCTTCACGCACGGCGAGCTGCTCGACGAGATCATCGGCGCGCTGTCGGCAGCGGATGCGCCCAAGCTGTTCGCGTCGATCGATCGCGTCGTGCAGACGGGCCAGGATCCGCGCCGCTTCGTGGAGGACCTGCTCGAGCGACTGCGCGACCTGATCGTCGCGCGCGCTGCGAGCGATCCCGCCGCGATCCTGCACGGCGTGCCGGAGGACGAGCTGGCGACCCTCGTGGAGCAGGCTGGCGGCTTCGGCGCCGCCGAGCTCTCGCGCTCGGCCGACATCGTCGCGAAGGCGCTCACCGACATGGCCGGCGCCACGAGCCCGCGCCTGCACCTCGAGCTCATGGCCGCGCGCCTGCTGGTGCCCGAGACCGGCGAGCCCGAGGTCGGCACGCTCGCGCGCGTCGAGCGGCTCGAGCAGCGACTCGATGGCGGCGCGGTCGTCGGTGGGCCGACCGCCGCGCCCGCCCCGGCTGCGGCGCCCGAGCCTGCCGCCGGCGCTGCGCCTGCTGCCGGCTCGCCTGCCGCTGCTGCGCCTGCTGCCGGCGCTGCGCCTGCTGCCGGCGCTGCGCCTGCTGCCGGCTCGCCTGCCGCTGCTGCGCCTGCTGCCGGCGCTGCGCCTGCTGCCGGCTCGCCTGCCGCTGCTGCGCCTGCTGCCGGCGCTGCGCCTGCTGCCGGCTCGCCTGCCGCTGCTGCGCCTGCTGCCGCCTCTGCGCCCGCTGCCGGCTCGCCTGCCGCTGCCACCGCGCCCACTGCTGCGGAGGCCCCCGCGCCCGAAGCCGACCCAGTTCGCCGAAACGGACCCGGTGCACCGGGTCCCGATCGGCGAAACGGGTCCGCGAAGGCTGCCGATGCGGCGCCTGCCGCTGCGGCGCCCGCCGAACCGGTCGTCGCGGCGCCTGCCGACGCGAAGCCTGCCGAGGCGGCGCCCGCCGAGCCGGTCGTCGCAGCGCCGGCCGAGCCGATCACGTTCGGGCAGCTGCGCGACGCCTGGGACGAGGTGCTGCAGCAGCTCGCCGACGAGCACCGCACCGCCTGGATGCTGGTCTCGAACACCACGCCGATCGACTTCAAGGACGGCGACGTCCTGCTGCTGGGCTTCCAGTCCGATGCAGACGTGCAGCGCTTCCGCGAGTCGCAGGGTGGCAAGCCGAGCGTCGCCGACCTGCTGCGCACCGCGATCAAGGGCCTCCTCGGCATCGACGTGAAGTACGTCCCGCGCACCCGGCAGGCGGGTCGCGCGCAGAGCACGGCCGGTGGGCAGCCGGCAGCCGCCGGCGACGACGAGCACCGAGCCGATCCGGCACCGGACGCAGCCCCGGCCCAGACGACACCCCCGCCGCAGGTCGCGGCTCCGTCGCCGGCCACATCGCCAACGCGGACCGCATCGCCCAAGCCGGCCGGCGCATCCGACCCCGCCGCCGTCGCAGAGCGCTCCGCACCGGCGGCCGATGGCGCTGCGACCGCTGCCGCAAGCACCGCCCCGGTCACCGGCTGGGTGGTCGCGGCCATCCCGAGCGACGCCGAGGCGCCGCCTGAGGATCTGCCGGAGCAGTCGCTGCCCGAGCAGCCGGAGCCCGACCCCTTCTCGTTCGTCTCCGCGCCCGACGCGCCCGCCGTCGCCGAGCCGCCCCGCGGCGAGGCCGCCAAGCCGGTCGCCGCGGCCCGCCCGACTGGGCCGACGCTCGACGAGCTCGCCCAGGCGGCACCGGCGCCAGAGCCGAAGCTGTCGGCGACGCAGGCGGCCCGCTACGGCGAGGCCGTGGTGCGCGAGGAGTTCGGCGCCGAGCTGATCGAGGAGCGCCCGCGGGTGCGGGGGGAGCGCTGA
- a CDS encoding acetate kinase, which yields MSRSVFVINAGSSSLKYQLVDVDSGDALASGLIERIGETTGVATHEVPGQPDIVEQRVISDHEHAFGWVLRQLDAHGPDLDAVQLLGIGHRVVQGGARFDRAVLIDDDVVQQIDDLAPLAPLHNPANLQGIRSALATFPGFPHVAVFDTAFHLTIPPAAHRYAIEGRVAAEHRIRKYGFHGTSHQYVSRRMAELLGKPLEAVNTIVLHLGNGASATAVRGGRSVETSMGMTPLAGLVMGTRSGDIDPGVIFHLHRVAGMSIDEIDTLLNKRSGLLGMTGTGDMRDVQQAADAGIERASEALDIVAHRLRGTVGAYLAHLGRTDAIAFTAGIGENSAPVRAAALAGLESLGIVLDPVRNAGRGERRISADESAIEVWVVPTAEELEIARQVAALVAPPSVE from the coding sequence ATGAGCCGCTCGGTCTTCGTCATCAACGCGGGCTCCTCGAGCCTGAAGTACCAGCTGGTCGACGTCGACTCCGGCGATGCGCTCGCGAGCGGCCTCATCGAGCGGATCGGCGAGACCACCGGCGTCGCGACGCACGAGGTCCCCGGTCAGCCGGACATCGTCGAGCAGCGCGTCATCTCCGACCACGAGCACGCCTTCGGCTGGGTGCTGCGGCAGCTCGACGCGCACGGCCCCGACCTCGATGCGGTGCAGCTGCTCGGCATCGGGCACCGCGTCGTGCAGGGCGGTGCGCGCTTCGACCGGGCCGTGCTGATCGACGACGACGTCGTGCAGCAGATCGACGACCTGGCCCCGCTCGCGCCGCTCCACAACCCCGCGAACCTGCAGGGCATCCGCTCGGCCCTTGCGACCTTCCCCGGCTTCCCGCACGTCGCGGTCTTCGACACTGCCTTCCACCTGACCATCCCGCCTGCGGCGCACCGCTACGCGATCGAGGGGCGGGTCGCTGCCGAGCACCGCATCCGCAAGTACGGCTTCCACGGCACGAGCCACCAGTACGTCTCGCGGCGGATGGCCGAGCTGCTCGGCAAGCCGCTCGAGGCGGTCAACACGATCGTGCTGCACCTCGGCAACGGCGCGTCGGCGACCGCGGTGCGCGGCGGCAGGAGCGTCGAGACGTCGATGGGCATGACGCCGCTCGCAGGCCTGGTGATGGGGACCCGCTCCGGCGACATCGACCCCGGCGTGATCTTCCATCTGCACCGTGTGGCAGGCATGTCGATCGACGAGATCGACACGCTGCTCAACAAGCGCTCCGGGCTGCTGGGCATGACGGGCACGGGCGACATGCGTGACGTGCAGCAGGCGGCGGATGCGGGGATCGAGCGGGCGTCGGAGGCGCTCGACATAGTCGCCCATCGGCTGCGCGGCACCGTCGGCGCCTACCTCGCGCACCTTGGCCGCACCGACGCGATCGCGTTCACGGCCGGGATCGGCGAGAACTCGGCACCGGTGCGCGCCGCGGCGCTCGCGGGCCTCGAGTCGCTCGGCATCGTGCTCGACCCGGTGCGCAACGCCGGTCGCGGCGAGCGCCGCATCTCGGCAGACGAGTCGGCCATCGAGGTGTGGGTCGTGCCGACCGCCGAGGAGCTCGAGATCGCGCGACAGGTGGCGGCGCTCGTCGCGCCGCCCTCGGTCGAGTAG
- a CDS encoding cytochrome b5 domain-containing protein: MLLLADPASPFDLAFGLPLHPLAVHVPVVLLPLGAIGVLLALIVPRWRASLGWPVIAVLGIATIGALIAKLSGEALAARVGSPGQHEQLGNWVLAMAAILFAATLAWWLWQGKADRRNRSTGVMGLLAGTVLATLAIGAVIVAVLTGHTGATLVWEDRIASPASAEPGATPSTAPTGEPGDEIGLAEVAQHDDSASCWVAIEGTVYDVTAWITQHPGGPDRILGICGTNATDAFGAQHEGQALPTEQLTQFAIGTLAER; this comes from the coding sequence ATGCTCTTGCTCGCCGACCCGGCCAGCCCATTCGACCTCGCCTTCGGCCTGCCGCTGCACCCGCTCGCCGTGCATGTGCCCGTCGTGCTCCTGCCGCTCGGTGCGATCGGGGTGCTGCTTGCCCTCATCGTGCCGCGCTGGCGTGCATCGCTCGGCTGGCCGGTGATCGCGGTGCTCGGCATCGCGACGATCGGGGCGCTCATCGCCAAGCTCTCCGGCGAGGCGCTCGCGGCGCGCGTCGGCTCGCCAGGGCAGCACGAGCAGCTCGGCAACTGGGTGCTCGCCATGGCGGCGATCCTGTTCGCGGCGACGCTCGCCTGGTGGCTGTGGCAGGGCAAGGCCGACCGGCGCAACCGCTCGACCGGCGTCATGGGGCTGCTCGCCGGCACCGTGCTCGCGACCCTCGCGATCGGCGCGGTGATCGTCGCGGTGCTCACCGGGCACACGGGCGCGACCCTCGTGTGGGAGGACCGCATCGCCTCCCCCGCGAGCGCAGAGCCGGGCGCGACGCCCTCGACGGCGCCGACCGGCGAGCCGGGCGACGAGATCGGGCTTGCGGAGGTCGCCCAGCACGACGACTCCGCCTCCTGCTGGGTGGCGATCGAGGGCACCGTCTACGACGTGACCGCCTGGATCACGCAGCATCCCGGCGGACCCGACCGCATCCTCGGCATCTGCGGCACGAACGCGACCGATGCCTTCGGCGCGCAGCACGAGGGCCAGGCGCTCCCGACCGAGCAGCTCACCCAGTTCGCGATCGGCACGCTCGCCGAGCGCTGA
- a CDS encoding DNA-binding response regulator — MTLTDTEVDAPRSVSIVATGTLSAALREAIDADPGLRLSAVAPRFTDLVVDAGFPGDVVVLAEEPGRALLAHAVTAVAAGALVVVHADVDDELRDRLEDSGAVVVPLAASVAAVVARSATARHTRRRGPRVVTEEAQRRPRLSPGERRALAHYVQGLTTVQVAAAMGVGYETAKTFLRRVRAKYTAVDRSAGKRAQLILRAEEDGIL, encoded by the coding sequence ATGACCCTCACCGACACCGAGGTCGACGCTCCACGCTCGGTCAGCATCGTGGCGACCGGCACGCTGAGCGCCGCGCTGCGCGAGGCGATCGATGCCGACCCGGGGCTGCGCCTGAGCGCCGTCGCGCCGCGGTTCACAGACCTGGTCGTCGACGCCGGCTTTCCCGGCGACGTCGTGGTGCTGGCAGAGGAGCCCGGCAGGGCACTGCTCGCGCACGCGGTGACAGCGGTGGCCGCCGGTGCGCTCGTGGTCGTGCATGCCGACGTCGACGACGAGCTGCGCGATCGGCTGGAGGATTCCGGTGCTGTCGTCGTGCCGCTCGCGGCCTCCGTCGCGGCTGTCGTCGCCCGCTCCGCCACCGCGCGTCACACGCGTCGCAGGGGCCCGCGCGTCGTGACCGAGGAGGCACAGCGCCGGCCTCGCCTCTCACCCGGCGAGCGGCGCGCATTGGCCCACTACGTGCAGGGGCTCACGACCGTCCAGGTCGCGGCAGCGATGGGCGTCGGCTACGAGACCGCGAAGACGTTCCTGCGTCGGGTGCGCGCGAAGTACACCGCGGTCGACCGCTCGGCCGGCAAGCGCGCGCAGCTCATCCTGCGCGCCGAAGAGGACGGCATCCTGTAG
- a CDS encoding malate:quinone oxidoreductase: MGDVTKTIDVALIGGGIMSATLGALLHRLEPSWSIHVFERLSQVGQESSNPWNNAGTGHAALCELNYMPEAPDGSMTTAKAVDINEQFQLSRQLWSSFVEDGTLPDPKGFISPTPHMTFVWGEDNVDYLRRRWELLKDEPLFAGIEYSEDAEVIRGWAPTLIPGRKRSQPIAATRATDGTDVDFGALTRMLFGRLEQEGTIINTDVTVTGLKRLSDGDWRLRLRREVGQATFEVKARFVFVGAGGGALKLLQQSRIPEAKGFAGFPISGAFLRTDNPEIVARHTAKVYGKASVGAPPMSVPHLDTRVVDGETSLLFGPYAGWSPKYLKSGSYTDMFETIKAHNIWPMMRAGLANLGLVNYLVGEVFASRKQRLDALREFMPEAKDEDWRLIVAGQRVQVMKKDAEKGGVLQFGTELVTGADGTIAGLLGASPGASTAVHVMLTLFERCFPERMPAWRETLRELIPSYGTKLNADPDAARETLARTARVLQLTDAETPDSGGASVPAATTA, from the coding sequence ATCGGGGATGTGACCAAGACGATCGACGTGGCCCTCATCGGCGGAGGGATCATGAGCGCGACGCTCGGTGCCCTCCTGCACCGGCTGGAGCCGTCGTGGTCCATCCACGTGTTCGAGCGGCTGTCGCAGGTCGGGCAGGAGTCGTCGAATCCGTGGAACAACGCCGGCACCGGCCACGCCGCGCTCTGCGAGCTCAACTACATGCCCGAGGCACCGGACGGCTCGATGACGACCGCGAAGGCAGTCGACATCAACGAGCAGTTCCAGCTCTCGCGCCAGCTGTGGTCGTCGTTCGTCGAGGACGGCACGCTGCCGGACCCGAAGGGCTTCATCTCGCCGACCCCGCACATGACCTTCGTGTGGGGCGAGGACAACGTCGACTACCTGCGCCGCCGCTGGGAGCTGCTGAAGGACGAGCCGCTCTTCGCTGGCATCGAGTATTCGGAGGACGCCGAGGTCATCCGGGGCTGGGCGCCGACGCTCATCCCCGGCCGCAAGCGGTCCCAGCCGATCGCCGCGACGCGCGCGACCGACGGCACCGACGTCGACTTCGGCGCACTGACGCGGATGCTGTTCGGAAGGCTCGAGCAGGAGGGCACGATCATCAACACCGACGTGACCGTCACCGGGCTCAAGCGCCTCTCCGACGGCGACTGGCGCCTGCGCCTGCGCCGCGAGGTCGGCCAGGCGACGTTCGAGGTGAAGGCGCGCTTCGTGTTCGTCGGCGCCGGCGGCGGCGCGCTGAAGCTGCTGCAGCAGTCGCGCATCCCGGAGGCCAAGGGCTTCGCGGGCTTCCCGATCTCTGGCGCGTTCCTGCGCACCGACAACCCCGAGATCGTCGCCCGGCACACGGCGAAGGTCTACGGCAAGGCGAGCGTCGGCGCGCCCCCCATGTCGGTGCCGCACCTCGACACCCGCGTGGTCGACGGCGAGACGAGCCTGCTGTTCGGCCCCTACGCGGGCTGGAGCCCGAAGTACCTGAAGTCCGGCAGCTACACCGACATGTTCGAGACCATCAAGGCCCACAACATCTGGCCCATGATGCGTGCCGGGCTCGCCAACCTCGGCCTCGTCAACTACCTTGTCGGCGAGGTGTTCGCCTCCCGCAAGCAGCGGCTCGACGCGCTGCGCGAGTTCATGCCGGAGGCGAAGGATGAGGATTGGCGCCTCATCGTCGCCGGCCAGCGCGTGCAGGTGATGAAGAAGGATGCGGAGAAGGGCGGCGTGCTGCAGTTCGGCACCGAGCTCGTGACGGGCGCCGACGGCACCATCGCGGGCCTCCTCGGCGCGTCACCCGGCGCATCCACCGCAGTGCACGTGATGCTGACGCTCTTCGAGCGCTGCTTCCCGGAGCGCATGCCCGCGTGGCGCGAGACGCTCCGTGAGCTCATCCCCAGCTACGGCACGAAGTTGAACGCGGATCCGGATGCGGCGCGCGAGACGCTTGCGCGCACCGCGCGCGTGCTGCAGCTGACCGACGCCGAGACGCCGGACTCCGGCGGCGCCAGCGTCCCTGCAGCCACGACCGCCTAG
- a CDS encoding aspartate kinase translates to MSLIVQKYGGSSVADAESIKRVAKRIVESRKRGDSIVVVVSAMGDTTDELLDLAHQVVPSLPSGGRELDMLLTAGERISMALLAMAIKSQGAEAVSFTGSQAGMLTDDKHGSARIVSVTPGRVRDALDKGQIAIVQGFAGFNKVTGDITTLGRGGSDTSAVALAAALQADVCEIYTDVDGVFSADPRVVPRARRIPRVTSEEMLELAAGGAKVLHIRSVEYARRHGVTLHVRSSFTNDDGTIVYDPERAGSTMEEPMIVGVAHDLSEAKVTVVGTPDVPGTAARIFTIVAETGANIDMIVQNVSEASTGRTDISFTLPKEEAGGVLDALEAHRESVGFEQLHYDDQIGKLALVGAGMRTNAGVSARLFKALSDADINIEMISTSEIRISVVTRADQLIDAVRVVHSAFELDAEEDAVVHGGSGR, encoded by the coding sequence GTGAGCCTCATCGTGCAGAAGTACGGCGGGTCCAGTGTGGCTGACGCCGAGAGCATCAAGCGCGTCGCCAAGCGGATCGTCGAGTCGCGCAAGCGCGGCGACTCGATCGTGGTCGTGGTCTCTGCGATGGGCGACACCACCGACGAGCTGCTCGACCTCGCGCACCAGGTGGTGCCGAGCCTGCCATCCGGCGGGCGCGAGCTCGACATGCTGCTGACCGCGGGCGAGCGCATCTCGATGGCGCTGCTCGCCATGGCGATCAAGTCGCAGGGCGCCGAGGCCGTCTCGTTCACGGGCAGCCAGGCCGGCATGCTCACCGACGACAAGCACGGCTCCGCCCGCATCGTCTCCGTCACGCCAGGCCGCGTGCGCGACGCCCTCGACAAGGGCCAGATCGCGATCGTGCAGGGCTTCGCCGGCTTCAACAAGGTCACCGGCGACATCACGACGCTCGGTCGCGGCGGCTCCGACACGTCTGCCGTCGCGCTCGCGGCGGCGCTGCAGGCCGATGTCTGCGAGATCTACACCGACGTCGACGGGGTCTTCAGCGCTGATCCCCGCGTCGTCCCCAGGGCCAGGCGCATCCCCCGTGTCACCAGCGAGGAGATGCTCGAGCTCGCAGCCGGTGGCGCGAAGGTGCTGCACATCCGCAGCGTGGAGTACGCGCGGCGCCACGGCGTCACGCTCCACGTGCGATCCTCATTCACGAACGACGATGGAACCATCGTCTACGACCCAGAGAGAGCGGGGTCCACCATGGAGGAGCCGATGATCGTGGGCGTTGCCCACGACCTGTCAGAGGCCAAGGTCACCGTCGTCGGCACGCCCGACGTGCCGGGCACGGCGGCACGCATCTTCACGATCGTCGCCGAGACCGGCGCGAACATCGACATGATCGTGCAGAACGTCTCGGAGGCCTCCACCGGCCGCACCGACATCTCGTTCACCTTGCCGAAGGAGGAGGCCGGCGGGGTGCTCGACGCCCTCGAGGCGCACCGCGAGTCGGTCGGCTTCGAGCAGCTGCACTACGACGACCAGATCGGCAAGCTCGCGCTCGTCGGCGCCGGCATGCGCACCAACGCGGGCGTCTCGGCGCGGCTGTTCAAGGCACTGTCGGATGCGGACATCAACATCGAGATGATCTCGACGTCCGAGATCCGCATCTCGGTCGTGACGCGCGCCGATCAGCTCATCGACGCCGTGCGCGTCGTGCACTCGGCGTTCGAGCTCGACGCTGAGGAGGACGCTGTCGTCCACGGCGGGAGCGGACGATGA
- the recR gene encoding recombination mediator RecR, whose protein sequence is MYDGIVQDLIDELGRLPGVGPKSAQRIAFHIIQTETFDVDRLATILQTVRQRVRFCVICGNIGEQERCAICRDPRRVPTTICVVEEAKDVVAIERTREYRGLYHVLGGALNPMQGVGPDQLRVASLMTRLQDAAIDEVIIATDPNVEGEATATYLIRSLLPMGVKISRLASGLPVGGDLEFADEMTLGRAFEGRRAVER, encoded by the coding sequence ATGTACGACGGCATCGTGCAGGACCTGATCGACGAGCTCGGCAGGCTGCCCGGCGTGGGTCCGAAGTCGGCCCAGCGCATCGCGTTCCACATCATCCAGACCGAGACCTTCGACGTCGACCGGCTGGCGACCATCCTCCAGACCGTTCGCCAGCGGGTGCGCTTCTGCGTCATCTGCGGCAACATCGGCGAGCAGGAGCGCTGCGCCATCTGCCGCGACCCGCGTCGCGTGCCGACGACCATCTGCGTCGTCGAGGAGGCGAAGGATGTCGTGGCCATCGAGCGGACGCGCGAGTACCGCGGGCTCTACCACGTGCTCGGCGGCGCGCTGAATCCCATGCAGGGCGTCGGCCCCGATCAGCTGCGAGTCGCATCGCTCATGACTCGCCTGCAGGATGCCGCGATCGACGAGGTCATCATCGCCACCGACCCCAACGTCGAGGGCGAGGCCACCGCGACCTACCTCATCCGTTCGCTGCTGCCCATGGGCGTGAAGATCTCGCGGCTCGCGAGCGGGCTGCCGGTCGGCGGCGATCTCGAGTTCGCCGACGAGATGACGCTGGGGCGGGCCTTCGAGGGGCGGCGGGCGGTCGAGAGGTAG